Proteins encoded within one genomic window of Manduca sexta isolate Smith_Timp_Sample1 chromosome 18, JHU_Msex_v1.0, whole genome shotgun sequence:
- the LOC115444265 gene encoding glycerol-3-phosphate acyltransferase 1, mitochondrial isoform X2, whose product MLEVVGERVGGWCGRDTGSLRQAVRARRRHHQNDIYTKLEAENASRTASLYRVKEGPITPAPQPQTKPPAGLACGRCAPLSRESWQDPQSTDTGAVINILDIGRQKYANGGVVSRYLCDLVQCFNLTKYDYKDIVPSVEKEESFLKAIEETTQEELKKAKANDDGSPKSKASLDYSSVRRRVEAKAKKVLTDISSAMSNNVLRLVAWVTHKAVRRVARGCGTRAASVERLRRAHAAGLPLVFVPLHRSHFDYILVTFTLYLVGLRPPLVAAGDNMRIPFFGWFLRGCGAFYIRRRVDGSEYHGDPVYKSALRSYILNSLGANNNLEFFIEGGRTRTGKPQPPKAGILSVIMDAYLDGTIDDALLVPVTLNYDRLVDGNFVREQLGMPKQMETFWSALRGIWRTLNTNHGSIRVDFNQPISLKELVTSFQKYQHYKMPIESPLTPPNNNLAVNLDRQILYNHSHSSLYGDDVSTDHKMMVEAIGRHLVYDAASSTALMCTNVVAYVVLTERRAGCALAALREAVCARAAALRRRGRDLAFAPHAAAPATARALDMLGRGLIRREGGQKQMVKPQLSIAGALELSYYANAVVAHYAAPAIIATALESIIRQPDADQDEIRHSDLMEAALQLCEILSQEFILCPPCQRIEERMNEAIDALLADEVITAVQPTDSLEEERWSRRFAQQLDDEEDDVTRVHDPTQRIKYKISHKHEAVAERRRLLLTLRPLLEAYACTCRSVRSEPTRRNVQRALHTLTDNFTKGSMPYGEAVSTDAIRNCHRLLRQWGVIEMYTQERERMVRVCPPYDNQQRLDDVCANIYKFNMDTPLLKE is encoded by the exons GAATCTTGGCAGGATCCTCAATCAACCGACACTGGTGCCGTGATCAACATACTGGATATTGGGCGGCAGAAGTACGCGAATGGTGGCGTGGTGTCGCGGTACCTGTGCGACCTGGTGCAGTGCTTCAATCTCACCAAATATGACTATAAGGACATCGTTCCTAGT GTAGAAAAAGAAGAGAGCTTCCTGAAGGCGATAGAGGAGACGACACAGGAGGAACTGAAGAAGGCCAAAGCGAATGATGATGGGAGCCCCAAGAGCAAGGCCTCGTTGGACTACTCCTCCGTTAGGCGGAGGGTCGAGGCCAAGGCGAAGAAGGTGCTCACCGACATCAGCTCGGCCATGTCCAACAATGTGCTCAG ACTGGTGGCGTGGGTGACGCACAAGGCGGTGCGGCGCGTGGCGCGCGGCTGCGGCACGCGCGCGGCGAGCGTGGAGCGGCTGCGGCGCGCGCACGCGGCGGGGCTGCCGCTCGTGTTCGTGCCGCTGCACCGCTCGCACTTCGACTACATCCTCGTCACCTTCACGCTCTACCTCGTGGGGCTGCGCCCGCCGCTCGTCGCCGCCGGGGACAACATGCGCATACCGTTCTTCGG ttGGTTCTTACGAGGCTGCGGTGCGTTCTACATCAGGCGAAGAGTCGACGGGTCTGAATACCACGGCGATCCCGTCTACAAGTCTGCGCTCAG ATCATACATCTTGAACAGTTTGGGCGCCAACAACAATTTGGAGTTCTTCATCGAGGGTGGACGCACAAGGACAGGGAAACCACAGCCGCCTAAAG CCGGCATCCTTTCGGTGATAATGGACGCGTACCTGGACGGCACGATCGACGACGCTCTCCTGGTGCCCGTGACCCTTAACTACGACCGGCTCGTGGACGGCAACTTCGTGCGAGAGCAGCTCGGCATGCCCAAGCAGATGGAGACCTTCTGGTCGGCCCTCAGAGGGATTTGGAGGACATTGAATACCAATCATGGCAGCATCAGGGTCGACTTCAACCAGCCTATATCCCTTAAG GAACTAGTGACATCATTCCAGAAGTACCAGCACTACAAGATGCCGATTGAGAGCCCGCTGACGCCCCCCAACAACAACCTGGCGGTGAATCTCGACAGGCAGATCCTATACAATCACAGCCACTCGAGCCTGTACGGCGATGACGTCAGCACCGACCACAAGATGATGGTCGAGGCGATCGGCAGGCATCTTGTGTATG ACGCGGCATCGTCGACGGCGCTGATGTGCACGAACGTGGTGGCGTACGTGGTGCTGACGGAGCGGCGCGCGGGCTGCGCGCTCGCGGCGCTGCGCGAGGCcgtgtgcgcgcgcgccgccgccctgcgccgccgcggccgcgaCCTCGCCTTCGcgccgcacgccgccgcgcccgccaccGCGCGCGCC TTGGACATGCTCGGCCGTGGTCTGATCAGGCGGGAGGGTGGACAAAAACAAATGGTGAAGCCACAACTGTCAATTGCGGGTGCGCTCGAGCTCTCGTATTACGCCAACGCAGTGGTGGCGCACTACGCCGCGCCCGCTATCATAG CAACCGCCCTAGAAAGCATCATACGCCAACCAGACGCTGATCAAGACGAGATCCGCCATTCAGACCTGATGGAGGCAGCGCTGCAACTGTGCGAAATCCTCAGTCAAGAGTTCATCCTGTGCCCGCCATGCCAACGGATAGAGGAGCGCATGAACGAGGCCATCGACGCGCTGCTGGCTGACGAGGTTATCACCGCTGTGCAG CCCACGGACAGTCTAGAAGAGGAGCGGTGGTCGCGCCGGTTCGCGCAACAGCTCGACGACGAGGAGGACGACGTCACCCGCGTACACGACCCCACGCAACGCATTAAGTACAAGATCTCACACAAGCATGAAGCCGTCGCGGAACG TCGCCGCCTGCTGCTGACGCTGCGCCCGCTGCTGGAGGCGTACGCGTGCACGTGCCGCAGCGTCCGCAGCGAGCCCACGCGCCGCAACGTGCAGCGCGCCCTGCACACGCTCACCGACAACTTCACCAAGGGCTCCATGCCATACG GTGAAGCGGTGTCCACGGACGCGATACGCAACTGCCACCGCCTGCTACGACAGTGGGGCGTGATAGAGATGTACACGCAGGAGCGCGAGCGCATGGTGCGCGTGTGCCCGCCGTACGACAACCAGCAACGTCTCGACGACGTCTGCGCCAACATCTACAAGTTCAACATGGACACGCCGCTGCTCAAGGAATAA